The Ascochyta rabiei chromosome 3, complete sequence genome segment CCGCTACCAAGGGCTGCTTGAACTCCCTGGCCGAACTGAAGAAGAAGTATACCAGACTGCGAGTGGTGCTTTCGgtcggcggtggcggcgaggGCAGCAAGCCTTTTGCCGGAGTCGCTCGAGACCCAGCTAAGCGCGATCAATTTGCACGATCATCGTTGGAGCTAGTCCAGCGATTCGGAATCGATGGAATCGACAGTGAGCTCCGACTCAGCTGTCCAGTTATCTGATGATTTGCTAACAACGTTCTTAGTCGATTGGGAGCATCCTGAAGATAGAAGCCAGGGCGAGGACTACATTGCCCTGCTGGCGGCACTACGACAGTATCTACCTGGACCTCAATACACCTTGTCTTCGGCCCTCCCTGCTGGAGAGTGGGCTCTGCAACACATCAACCTACACCAGGCCTCCTACTACCTGGATATGATCAACCTCATGGCCTACGACTACTCTGGCCCTTGGGTGAGTAAATGCGGTCATCAAGCTCAGCTCTTCACGCCTCAATCTCCGCATAGCGCAGAAGCTGCAATCTCCTGTCATTCTGCCGTCTCGTACATGATGCGGCAGGGAGTGCCACCCAACAAAATTATTCTGGGTGTGCCTGCTTACGGCCGATCGTTCACTGGGACGCGCGGGGTGGGACATTCGTTCTCTGGTCAGGCAGGAGAAGAGGGCACTTTTGAGTACCGGGATCTGCCTCGACCTGGCTCTGAAGAACATGTCGATGAGCGCGTTGGTGCAGCCTACTGCATGGGCGGCGATGGCGGTTTTGTCACCTATGACAACCCTCAAACGGTCAAGATGAAAGCCAACTACGTGCGACAGACTGGACTAGGAGGTCTTTTCTACTGGACTGGAACTGGTGATGCAAGTTCTATCACAGAGAAAGACCGCAGTCTGGTGTGGAACGGTTTTCTCGGCCTCTTCCCGCAGCAGTCTTGATCTAGGTCTGGTTCTACTTCTCGTCCACGAGCATTGCCATTCTATTTTTTCTGGAGAAAGGATACAAAAACTACAGTGTAGCATAGCGGTATCAATGTATCTACCCTACCCGATCTTTGACATGACAACCGTTGAACCCTGTATGACGTCTGTCCTCACACAAGACTGGGGGCTAGCGGGGAGCTTAGACTCGTACGCGAGGGTGGGACAGCCATACCCTGCGACGTGACCAGAAGCTCTGATCAACCTCACATTGCTGACTGTTTTGCGACAACGGAATTTGAGTCGTTACTTTCGCCCTCCAACAACACGTTCTGAACCATCTTCCCCCGTTGCAAAACTTGCAGCTGCGACGTAACTGGCTGCGGACCGCGAGTGTACGCGGCTCAATGCAGGCCTAACTGCACTTCATGTCACTGGATTCTGGTACTACGCACCACGTTGGCGCACTGAAACGTCAATCGGCTGCTAATATATTTTACAGCTGATTACGATCCAATCGGCCACCTGAATGCGATCTTCTCCCACCCCGCAACCCTCTCCTCCGTCTCGAGCACCTCCGAGGCGCTCCGCAGCTACCAAGATGACCTGGACGAAGACATCGCCGTCTTCGTCGCCTCTCAGTCCGTCTCCGATGCCGACAGCGTACAACGGATACAGGCTGCCAAGGGCGAGCTGGCGGACCTGTTCAAGAAGATCGAGAGCGTGCGCGAGCGAGCCATGCAGACAGAGCAGACTATCACCGACATGACAGCGGACATAAAGCGCCTAGACAACACAAAGCGCAATCTCACACTATCTATGACGGCCTTGAAAAGACTGCAGATGTTGACGACCGCATACGAGCAATTGCGGAGTCTTAGCAAGTCGCGCCAGTACCGGGAGTGCGCTCAGCTGTTGCAAGCTGTCATACAGTTGGTGGCGCATTTCAAGAGCTACAGGTCGATAGATCAGATTGCCACGTTGAGTCGCAATGTGGCAGATGTGCAGGGGGAGTTGCTGGAGCAGGTGTGTGAGGATTTCGAAGTCACGTTCGCAAAAGGCGACGTTGCGCAGCGCAAGGCTATGCTGGCTGAGGCATGCCTAGTCATCGATGCGCTTGGTGACCATGCCCGGACACGGCTGGTCAATTGGTACTGCAACACACAACTGCGCGAGTACAGACAGGTATTCCGTGGTAACGACGAGGTTTGTGCAATGTCGAACGGAAGTCTCCGGGTGCTCATACTGATTCTGTACAGGCTGGCTCTCTAGACAACATCTCGAGGCGATATTCCTGGTTCAACCGCATGATGAAGACCTACGATATTGAACACGCAGCGATTTTCCCGGCCTACTGGCGAGTGAACGAAATGCTCGCAAACTCCTATTGCGA includes the following:
- a CDS encoding Chitinase, with amino-acid sequence MSGTFYNHPPRNHDTYFSTSPLIMYWNGVYYPNWRIYRDQPPATLNYNVISHVFYAFAWVKEDGTVYLSDEWADAQIEVPGYEDVPATKGCLNSLAELKKKYTRLRVVLSVGGGGEGSKPFAGVARDPAKRDQFARSSLELVQRFGIDGIDIDWEHPEDRSQGEDYIALLAALRQYLPGPQYTLSSALPAGEWALQHINLHQASYYLDMINLMAYDYSGPWVSKCGHQAQLFTPQSPHSAEAAISCHSAVSYMMRQGVPPNKIILGVPAYGRSFTGTRGVGHSFSGQAGEEGTFEYRDLPRPGSEEHVDERVGAAYCMGGDGGFVTYDNPQTVKMKANYVRQTGLGGLFYWTGTGDASSITEKDRSLVWNGFLGLFPQQS